The following coding sequences lie in one Treponema sp. OMZ 790 genomic window:
- the dprA gene encoding DNA-processing protein DprA, whose amino-acid sequence MNISEKEILHIGLSHCYFLKGKEKLLLSEKLDSLSSLLLLSIKDISVIVGRQVNPRKWDKDLLKSLVDSTLKLMDAYNIEMLYFYDSEFPPQLREIPDHPFTVFYRGSLPSAEQPMLAMVGTRRPTGEGIEQALNLGKEAGEKNIPVVSGLAFGIDAFSHRGCLEGRGKTIAVLACGPEMIYPRSNKKLAANILESGGCILSEYAPGTEPLSYRFPERNRIISGLSRSVLIVEAPKKSGALITSDFALEQGRDVYVCEPILHSLQNEGGKALYAQGAFAIKSIDDILHDWKYPTESHLKNNQQNMLFTNL is encoded by the coding sequence ATGAATATATCCGAAAAAGAAATTTTACATATAGGATTATCTCATTGTTATTTTCTCAAGGGAAAAGAAAAACTTCTTTTATCGGAAAAGCTTGACTCTTTATCTTCTCTTTTATTACTTTCTATAAAAGATATTTCCGTAATTGTAGGTCGTCAAGTTAACCCCAGAAAATGGGATAAGGATTTACTTAAATCTCTTGTTGACTCAACCTTAAAACTCATGGATGCTTATAATATAGAAATGCTTTATTTCTATGATTCAGAATTTCCTCCGCAGCTTAGAGAAATTCCCGATCATCCCTTTACAGTCTTTTATCGCGGAAGTCTTCCGTCAGCTGAACAGCCCATGCTTGCAATGGTAGGAACCAGACGCCCTACGGGAGAAGGAATTGAACAAGCTCTGAATTTAGGAAAGGAAGCCGGCGAAAAAAATATTCCGGTTGTTTCGGGATTAGCTTTCGGTATAGATGCTTTTTCGCACAGGGGCTGTCTTGAAGGAAGGGGAAAAACTATAGCCGTTTTGGCTTGCGGACCTGAGATGATTTATCCCCGTTCAAATAAGAAACTTGCCGCAAATATTTTGGAGTCGGGAGGCTGTATTTTAAGTGAATATGCTCCGGGAACTGAGCCCCTGTCTTACCGCTTTCCTGAACGGAATAGAATTATTTCGGGACTTTCGCGTTCCGTTTTGATTGTTGAAGCTCCGAAAAAATCGGGGGCTCTTATTACTTCAGATTTTGCCTTAGAGCAGGGCAGGGATGTTTATGTATGTGAACCTATTTTACATTCTTTACAAAATGAAGGCGGTAAAGCTCTTTACGCACAGGGGGCTTTTGCGATAAAATCCATAGATGATATTTTACATGATTGGAAATATCCTACGGAAAGTCATTTAAAAAATAATCAGCAAAATATGCTGTTTACCAATTTATAG
- a CDS encoding lipopolysaccharide assembly protein LapB → MKKRFCSAIIILFLIFISISCNKVTGIKRLQELEEGVSNPNTEAELKEAIRKYEKRVDDIIIAEGRIGIWYKILGSRYMDQKMYEKALKAFQSALEYYPENQNLFYQTGLAASLTAKNSLDFELTGTDIEKQRYFSLAVSAYNRALEIDPKHSKAVYALSVLYIFELNRPADAIPILERVTESEKKPIDHLFLLGAAYSMTGESEKAVSVYERIIEVSSSAENKAKAESNIREIKAGGR, encoded by the coding sequence ATGAAAAAAAGATTTTGTTCCGCAATAATTATTTTATTTTTGATTTTTATATCGATAAGTTGTAATAAGGTTACGGGTATAAAAAGACTTCAAGAATTGGAAGAAGGAGTAAGCAATCCTAATACTGAAGCCGAATTAAAAGAAGCTATAAGAAAGTATGAAAAAAGAGTTGACGATATAATTATTGCCGAAGGCCGAATAGGCATTTGGTACAAAATACTCGGTTCAAGATATATGGATCAAAAGATGTACGAAAAAGCATTAAAGGCTTTTCAATCAGCTTTAGAGTACTATCCCGAAAATCAAAATTTATTTTATCAGACAGGACTTGCCGCAAGTTTAACTGCAAAAAATTCTTTAGATTTTGAATTAACGGGAACGGATATCGAAAAACAAAGATATTTTTCTCTTGCCGTTTCGGCTTATAACCGCGCATTGGAAATAGATCCTAAGCATTCTAAGGCTGTTTACGCTCTTTCGGTTTTGTATATATTTGAACTAAATAGACCTGCTGATGCAATTCCTATTTTGGAAAGAGTCACCGAATCTGAAAAAAAGCCCATAGATCATTTATTTTTACTTGGAGCCGCTTATTCTATGACCGGTGAAAGCGAAAAAGCCGTTTCTGTTTACGAGCGTATTATAGAAGTTTCAAGCAGTGCAGAAAATAAAGCGAAAGCTGAAAGCAATATTCGGGAAATCAAAGCCGGAGGAAGATAA
- a CDS encoding site-specific tyrosine recombinase, producing MTKIQLRAFYGFLISAESHSKATAQTYINTLQLFQEYMPGTSIENSTEADCIDFILHRSESGIMAKTIAKDIAALNSFFRFLIIEGVRKDNPSEGIERPKREKTLPRVLSPDEVDSLFAAIPLDTPNNIRDRALFELIYSAGLRVSEIVNLKLEDIFYDEDLIKVTGKGNKERIVPFGSAAKYWLKRYIFEARTELLKPKHAENSLTSGAVFLNNRGSVLTRKGIWKRINELSNFSGIETKVHTLRHSYATHLLAGGADLRSVQCLLGHSDISTTQVYTHIEDKSLQMYHNKFFDSKKLKRSEK from the coding sequence CTGACGAAGATACAGCTGAGGGCTTTCTACGGATTTTTAATTTCAGCAGAGTCTCATTCAAAGGCAACAGCTCAAACCTACATCAATACTTTGCAATTGTTTCAAGAGTATATGCCCGGCACTTCAATTGAAAATTCGACTGAAGCCGACTGTATCGATTTTATCTTGCATAGATCCGAATCCGGAATTATGGCTAAGACTATCGCAAAAGATATTGCCGCTCTTAATTCTTTTTTTCGATTTTTGATTATCGAAGGAGTCAGAAAAGATAATCCGAGTGAAGGAATTGAAAGGCCTAAACGAGAAAAGACCTTACCCAGAGTTTTATCTCCCGATGAGGTGGACAGTCTTTTCGCGGCTATACCCTTGGATACACCCAATAACATCAGAGACCGAGCCTTGTTTGAGCTTATTTATTCTGCAGGGCTCAGAGTGAGCGAAATTGTTAATTTAAAACTTGAAGATATTTTTTACGATGAAGACTTAATTAAAGTTACCGGAAAAGGAAACAAGGAAAGAATAGTTCCATTTGGAAGTGCTGCAAAATATTGGCTTAAACGGTATATATTTGAAGCCCGTACCGAACTATTAAAACCAAAACACGCAGAAAATAGTTTAACTTCAGGTGCCGTTTTTTTAAATAATAGAGGATCCGTTTTGACCAGAAAAGGAATTTGGAAAAGAATAAACGAGCTTTCAAATTTTTCTGGTATTGAAACAAAGGTTCACACTTTGAGGCATTCCTATGCGACGCATTTGCTTGCAGGAGGTGCGGATTTAAGATCCGTACAATGCCTTTTGGGACATTCCGATATTTCTACAACGCAAGTTTATACACATATCGAGGATAAGTCTTTACAGATGTATCATAATAAATTTTTTGATTCCAAAAAATTGAAAAGGAGTGAAAAATGA